A single window of Malus sylvestris chromosome 5, drMalSylv7.2, whole genome shotgun sequence DNA harbors:
- the LOC126622545 gene encoding uncharacterized protein LOC126622545 has product MAGSRSAEVRTPIFSGENYEFWRIKMVTIFKSYRLWNLVEKGISVSDSKKKKAKTDEDTDVDADDDEKMAAIFMKDAKALGIIQSPVSDQIFPRIANADSAKMAWDLLYGEYHGGDQVRSVKLQNLRREFEYTRMRDDESLTGYLTRLNDLINQIKTFGETLSNERLVQKVLISLTKIYDPICLVIENTKCLESVELQEVLAILKSQEQRFDLHSSDATERAFSSLTVNSKGQNRSYAQSSIFKSQRNWNQKGKKWDSKPRFQQKSFTNVAQNNIRGNPSVITVIDLDIGPESVLLEIAETKVNGDWYIDSGCSNHMTGNVDLLVDMNTNVAGKVQMPT; this is encoded by the exons ATGGCTGGATCTAGGAGTGCTGAAGTGAGGACCCCGATCTTCTccggtgagaactacgagttctgGAGAATCAAAATGGTTACCATTTTCAAGTCATATAGACTATGGAATCTGGTGGAAAAAGGGATTTCGGTTTccgattcgaagaagaagaaagctaaGACTGATGAAGATACAGATGTTGATGCTGACGATGATGAGAAAATGGCTGCAATCTTCATGAAAGATGCAAAAGCTCTCGGAATCATTCAAAGCCCAGTCTCCGATCAGATCTTCCCTCGAATCGCAAACGCAGACTCAGCAAAAATGGCATGGGATCTGTTATATGGCGAATATCACGGTGGGGATCAGGTAAGATCTGTGAAACTCCAAAATCTTAGACGAGAATTTGAATACACTAGAATGCGTGATGATGAATCCTTGACCGGGTATCTTACTCGTTTAAATGATCTGATTAATCAAATAAAGACGTTTGGTGAAACTCTGTCAAATGAGAGATTAGTTCAGAAGGTGTTAATCAGTCTCACTAAGATATATGATCCTATATGCTTAGTGATAGAAAACACCAAATGTTTAGAATCTGTTGAACTGCAAGAGGTACTAGCTATATTGAAGAGTCAAGAGCAGAGGTTTGATTTGCATTCCTCTGATGCAACTGAGAGAGCATTTTCTTCTCTTACTGTTAATTCAAAAGGGCAGAATCGAAGTTATGCTCAGTCTAGTATTTTTAAATCACAGAGAAATTGGAATCAAAAGGGTAAGAAGTGGGATTCAAAACCAAGGTTTCAGCAAAAATCATTCACAAATGTTGCACAGAATA ATATAAGGGGAAATCCAAGTGTCATAACTGTGATAGATTTGGACATTGGGCCAGAGAGTGTACTGTTGGAAA TTGCTGAGACTAAGGTTAATGGAGATTGGTACATAGATAGTGGCTGCAGTAATCATATGACAGGGAATGTTGATCTTCTTGTTGATATGAATACCAATGTTGCAGGGAAAGTTCAAATGCCAACATGA
- the LOC126620895 gene encoding chaperone protein dnaJ 16-like: MESATDKANANKDHRTATVLEEALNGVVTTRPLPLGQKKVEKQCDHFYSFTITEAEARGEFVCQGQSLAKASSSYNTLIRKRLVD; encoded by the exons ATGGAATCTGCAACCGATAAGGCCAA TGCCAATAAAGACCACCGTACAGCTACTGTCTTGGAGGAGGCACTAAACGGCGTGGTCACTACCCGTCCACTTCCATTGGGGCAGAAAAAG GTTGAAAAGCAATGTGATCACTTCTATTCCTTTACAATAACCGAAGCGGAAGCAAGAGGTGAATTTGTCTGCCAAGGGCAGTCGCTTGCAAAGGCAAGTTCAAG CTATAATACTTTGATCAGGAAGAGGTTGGTGGATTGA
- the LOC126620894 gene encoding probable LRR receptor-like serine/threonine-protein kinase At3g47570 produces MMEHSCTNRRRVLFMLLHGFILLCIITCLESAALRNLTLLGNESDRLALLDFKKRITADPFDVMSSWNHSIHFCSWVGVSCQRSTKRVLILNLKSQKLVGSIPPSVGNLTYLIGINLIGNNFHGEIPPEMGRLQSLQYLNLSHNSFRGKIPTNLSQCTHLRLLNLESNQIKGSIPNQLSSLLNLKDLSLYGNNLTGTIPPWIGNFSLLSSLYLGNNNFQGRIPNELGHITGLEEFVVELNNLFGMVPSSIYNISSINVFSVVGNQLHGELPPNLGTMLPNLVHLYYGGNKFRGNIPISLSNASRLQALDLSQNAFSGTVPGESLGNLRSLFVLNFEVNRLGNGKTGGLTFLSFLANCTSLKILGLLNNNFGGGIPGSIANLSTQLSYLSLGGNFIHGKLPCGIGNLINLTTLSVEDNHLGGSVPHEIGKLGKLEQLYLDNNKFSGSMPSSLGNLTSLLNLYMELNRFEGSIPPSLGNCQNLLDLNLSSNNLTGTIPKMLMELSTLSISLDLSNNYLIGLLPFEVGDLVHLTKLNVLRNNLSGAIPNSLGSCTSLEHLYLQGNKFEGTIPQTLKDLKGLEKLDISSNNLSGQIPEFIGKLGALKYFNISYNDFEGELPKEGIFANVSGVSVLGNHRLCGGIPQLYLPPCPPRKHHSSRGLHKVIIPISCALAFIIALSCFFGACSMLKKSRYRLFTSCSYKDWKSGVSYSQLAESTNGFSVDNIIGSGSFGYVYKGVIPSDGTIVAVKVLNLQQQGASKSFIDECKALRSIRHRNLLKIITACSSIDNQGKDFKSLVFEFMANGSLDSWLYPREDDQSLSKRLSFIQRLDIAIGVASALDYLHHHCETAIVHCDLKSSNVLLDEDMVAHVGDFGLARFLFEPPNDPAFSQTMSSQLKGSIGYIPPEYGMGGQVSTLGDVYSYGILLLEIFTGKRPIDDIFKGELTIYQFVAMALPDHVMDVVDPSIVLDLEADSDVNHDIVRDQAPFRCNNRGQVKAKKLKECLASVMHIGLSCSVMSPRERMLMDVVVRKMSKIRDSYL; encoded by the exons ATGATGGAGCATTCATGTACCAATCGTAGACGGGTTTTGTTCATGCTCCTACATGGGTTCATTCTTTTATGCATCATCACATGCCTCGAATCTGCAGCACTTCGCAATCTTACTTTGCTTGGAAATGAATCTGATCGCTTGGCTCTACTAGATTTCAAGAAAAGAATAACCGCAGATCCTTTCGATGTCATGAGCTCGTGGAATCATTCCATCCATTTCTGCAGTTGGGTTGGGGTTTCTTGCCAGCGTTCCACCAAAAGAGTCTTGATATTGAACCTGAAATCTCAAAAGTTGGTTGGCTCTATTCCACCTTCCGTTGGAAATCTTACTTATCTTATTGGAATCAATTTGATAGGCAACAACTTTCATGGGGAAATTCCTCCAGAAATGGGTCGTCTACAAAGCCTACAATATCTCAACCTTTCTCATAATTCCTTCCGTGGGAAAATTCCAACTAATTTGTCGCAATGCACACACTTAAGATTGCTTAATCTGGAAAGCAATCAGATTAAGGGGTCCATTCCGAACCAACTCAGTTCATTGTTGAATTTAAAAGATCTATCACTTTATGGTAACAATCTCACTGGAACCATCCCACCTTGGATAGGAAACTTTTCTTTGTTGAGCAGTCTTTATCTTGGCAACAACAATTTTCAAGGAAGAATACCCAATGAGCTGGGGCATATAACAGGCTTGGAGGAGTTCGTAGTTGAGCTGAATAATCTATTTGGTATGGTCCCTTCTTCAATCTACAATATTTCCTCCATAAATGTTTTCAGTGTTGTTGGAAACCAGTTGCATGGAGAGCTACCACCAAATCTTGGCACTATGCTTCCTAATCTCGTACACCTTTACTACGGTGGGAACAAATTTAGAGGAAATATTCCTATATCATTGTCAAATGCTTCTAGACTTCAGGCGCTCGATCTTTCTCAAAATGCCTTCTCTGGAACAGTCCCTGGTGAAAGCCTAGGAAATTTGCGGAGCTTATTTGTTCTAAACTTTGAAGTCAATCGACTGGGAAATGGAAAAACCGGTGGTTTGACTTTTCTCAGTTTCTTGGCTAATTGCACTAGTTTGAAGATTTTGGGTCTGCTCAATAATAATTTTGGAGGAGGAATTCCTGGATCCATAGCCAACCTTTCGACCCAACTCAGTTATCTTAGTTTAGGGGGAAATTTTATTCATGGAAAGCTCCCTTGCGGAATTGGAAACCTTATAAACTTGACCACTCTATCAGTAGAAGATAACCATTTGGGTGGTAGTGTCCCTCATGAAATTGGGAAGCTAGGGAAGTTAGAGCAACTGTATTtggataataacaaattttCTGGGTCAATGCCGTCTTCCCTTGGTAACTTGACTTCATTGTTAAACCTCTACATGGAGTTAAATAGGTTTGAGGGCAGTATACCTCCAAGTCTTGGAAACTGCCAAAACCTATTAGATCTTAACCTTTCAAGTAACAACCTTACGGGCACCATACCTAAAATGCTTATGGAGCTTTCAACCCTTTCAATTTCTTTAGACCTATCTAACAACTATTTGATTGGTCTGCTGCCCTTCGAGGTGGGTGATTTAGTGCATCTCACGAAGCTAAatgtattaagaaacaattTGTCAGGTGCAATCCCGAACTCCCTCGGCAGTTGTACTAGTTTGGAGCACTTGTACTTGCAAGGTAATAAGTTTGAAGGAACAATTCCTCAAACTCTTAAAGATTTAAAAGGCTTGGAAAAACTTGATATTTCAAGCAACAACTTGTCCGGGCAGATTCCTGAATTCATAGGCAAGCTTGGTGCTCTCAAGTATTTCAATATTTCGTATAATGATTTCGAGGGCGAGTTGCCTAAAGAAGGTATTTTTGCAAATGTTAGTGGTGTCTCTGTCCTTGGAAATCATAGGCTCTGTGGTGGCATCCCGCAATTATATCTACCTCCATGCCCCCCAAGAAAGCACCATTCATCTCGAGGACTACATAAAGTAATCATCCCTATATCCTGTGCACTTGCATTCATAATTGCTCTATCATGCTTCTTTGGTGCTTGTTCAATGTTGAAAAAGTCAAGATATAGACTTTTCACTTCGTGTTCTTATAAGGATTGGAAATCAGGTGTCTCCTACTCACAACTCGCTGAATCAACTAACGGGTTCTCTGTGGATAATATTATTGGTTCGGGAAGTTTTGGTTATGTTTATAAAGGGGTAATTCCTAGTGATGGAACGATAGTTGCTGTTAAGGTATTAAACCTTCAACAACAAGGAGCTTCCAAGAGTTTCATAGATGAATGCAAAGCTTTAAGGAGTATAAGGCATCGTAATCTTCTCAAGATCATAACTGCATGCTCGAGCATTGATAATCAGGGTAAAGACTTCAAAAGTCTAGTTTTCGAGTTCATGGCAAATGGAAGTCTTGACTCATGGTTGTATccaagggaagatgaccaatcTCTAAGTAAGAGATTGAGCTTTATCCAAAGATTGGATATTGCCATTGGTGTAGCTTCTGCATTAGATTATCTCCATCACCATTGTGAAACAGCCATTGTTCATTGCGATTTGAAGTCGAGTAACGTACTTCTTGATGAAGATATGGTAGCCCATGTTGGGGATTTTGGTTTAGCAAGGTTTCTCTTCGAACCACCAAATGATCCTGCCTTCAGTCAAACCATGTCATCTCAGCTAAAGGGTTCTATAGGCTACATTCCTCCAG AGTATGGCATGGGAGGCCAAGTTTCCACACTGGGAGATGTCTACAGCTATGGGATACTATTGCTAGAAATTTTCACAGGAAAAAGACCTATCGATGACATTTTCAAAGGCGAACTAACCATTTACCAATTCGTAGCCATGGCTTTGCCTGACCATGTCATGGACGTTGTTGACCCTTCAATTGTCCTCGACCTCGAAGCAGATAGTGATGTTAACCATGACATAGTACGAGATCAAGCTCCATTCAGATGTAACAATCGTGGCCAggtgaaagcaaagaaattaaAGGAATGCTTGGCTTCAGTGATGCATATAGGACTTTCTTGCTCTGTAATGTCACCAAGGGAACGGATGCTGATGGACGTGGTTGTTAGAAAAATGAGCAAAATTAGAGATTCATACCTCTAG